One Triticum dicoccoides isolate Atlit2015 ecotype Zavitan chromosome 3B, WEW_v2.0, whole genome shotgun sequence genomic window, NNNNNNNNNNNNNNNNNNNNNNNNNNNNNNNNNNNTACATAAGAACAAAGAATGCATTTGGTGATAGTAAGGTTGTCACTTGGGAAATCATCACTGACTACTTGGGTGAAGCATTTTTATAATTTGATACAATTATCAACTTGAAATTGCTATGTTCACCCTCTGCAGGCTGTAGCGGCATGCCTTCATCAGTATATACTACACAACTATGCAGACATCAATCACTCAACCATCATGGTACACATGGAAGGGAGACATGACGATACCTCCTTTTCTGTTGCCTTCTAATGCAGGTTTTACAATCGACCAGCCTCCATTGTCATCTACCTCTGTTAAGCAGCACATGTCAGTAAACTGGAATTGCATGTTTTTCCCTGCATTTCCCTACAATAATTGATGTATATCGACCAAGAAGATTACACATGCAGACAAAGTTGATCTACAACAGGTGGATACTAACCTATCTCTTTGAGAAGTACTGCATTTGGGTCAGTTGGAGGACGGTCATATACTCCATGAACATCTGTCTAAATATCAATTTTCAGAGAGCTATGTAAAAGTCTAAGTAACGAAAAACTTGACAAAACAATGAAACATATGAAGCATGATGCATACAAATGGAATAAGATGAAGCCCATCTTATAACAACAAAATTGAATTATAAGAAAGACAGCACAGCCAAGTCAGCAAGTTGCCATACTGTTACAATAAATGATCAAGTCATGGTAAGGAGACAAGGTAACAGTACCAGAAACACGACATATTTTGGAGTCAGAAGCTGTGCAAGGTGGCGTATAATGACATCCCCACTCAATATGGTGCAGTCCTGGTCATTTAATCCTAACATCAGTCTCAGTACAAGTGAACAAAAAGTGTGTACGCCAACCTGTATGTGAATCTAAACAAGAACGTGGGCACAATCCAATTTAAAACTCACCAGCGATTCATCAAGAACAGCATCTCCGTGCAAAACCTGCGAGGAAATGGACCATTATTCTACATAGAAAACCGTAGCTGCAAGTTTGTATTCTTCTTCATATGTAGATGAAAATAGAACAGGTGGGGGAGTTAGGCGATGCTTCCCTTATTCTTATAACATTACTGGAAAACTGTCCGAGCTATTTCAAATGTCAGAACTGATCTATTACTTAACAATACACCCAGAGCTATGTTGGGAACATATATGTATTGTGAATCATTGCAGCTTACCAAAAGTATTAGTGAAAGCTCCATGTAAACAATGCTCATTAAACACAAGTCTAAAGAATATGCCTAATATCCAGAAACAACATTTTTGCCGCATATGATTCACATAATTATCGTACTTGAGCTGAAAACTTAGATCAAAGCAAATTTCTACAGAAATAATTACTCAAGAACCTAAGGTGCAACAGCTTACAGGGACAAAGCCAGCATGGAGTGACTCAATGATTTGAGAAGCATTGGCTGATGCAAGCTGCAAATGCACATATGTCAACATCTTTGTTTACAGGATTAGACATAGAACCACAAGAACTGTGTATTGTCAGGTGTCCATCCAAAGATGCAACAATCCTCTAGTTTGCTCACATTTCTTCGCTGAGTAGACCATCCACAAGCAAATGGTGACATCCCAACAGACGGTATTCCTTCTGCAGAAGCACTTCCACAAGTCATTTATTTACCACTGATTCACACTTAACAAATTAATAGTTTTTATAAAACATATATTACAAAATCGATATATAAGCTGGTCAGGTCATTGAAAACACATAGTAGATATATGAATTGTTATTGATATATGAACATGCATCCTTGCAATGTTAAGTAAAAACTTCAGATCACGACATAATTCATTCAGACAAAGGAACACATGCAGATCCTGTGGAAAAACAAGAATAAACATAATCATGAATTTTCAATACCTATTCAAGACGACACTAGTGACAACACACTAGTTGATTACTTTACCATAATGATAGGTTACCATGATAAGCATGTAGCTGAATTATTAGCATAAAATGCACTAGTCTTCATTTCTATGTCGTGTACCTCTTGCCAAGGCTCTAACAATTTCCTGGTTGAGAGAAGTCACCTATGTTGCAACATGTATATCATTAGAACACTGTTTAAGCATTGCATCACAGAAGCATGGCATACATCGACAAGATCCTGAGAAAAATAAGGAACTGGAAGTTATGATATCCACATGATAGTGAAATTTTAGAAGTGCACCGTACTGAAATTCTTGTAGCCACAAAGCCAGCCTTCACGAGTGTTGAATGCAACCCTCCTTTATGTACTCCAGATCTACTTGCTTGGAAGTGGCCAAAAGAACCTGAAGTAGTAAATTCAGATAGAGAACTATTACAATATTGATATCATGACACTAATTTTACAAACTCAAACTCTAGCAGCCCAATTATAGTTACAGGGATTACGGGTACCATATAACATTGGAACTGACCCACTTCCCTGGTTGTTCAGCACTATCCTACAGGCAGACCCTGGAGACTATCAATCAGACCCATCGTATGCTAAATATCTTCCAAGCAGGTTATTTGCACTAATAATCTAAGCATGGCTCGCTCACTGAGAGGCATTTGAAGGCCACTTGGTAGTTAGCGTCAATTTTGACAGCACGTAGCATCCCAAATTATGTTCATCAGTTCATGTGGATTCTACTCCCAAATAGAAATCACCTAGTTCAGCTCATCAGCAAGCGTAAGACAGAGAACCAGTGCCCAGAGGCAACACAGATTCCGAGCTATATATACCTGCGCCGTGGACGACGACGAAGTTACTGTCGAGACCCAGCCCCGCCATACCCGCGAACCCCTCGGCGTCCACGACCGGGTCGGCCGGATCGCCGGGCCTCCTGCTCCAGTCCATCCCCCTAACCTTCTCCGGGGCGGTGCCGTCGGACATGGCCTGCCGCAGCTGCGCGCACGCCGACCGCAGGCTCTCCTCATCGATGCTCTCCAGCTCCCCCTTGTTCGTGATGGCCGCTCCGCCTGCGCCAGCACAGAGTTCGTCGAATCAGCACCGGCTGGAGAGGCGTACGCCGGTACAGAGGCACACAAGGGAAACACACAGCCGGAGAGAGCACCTAGCTTAACGATGCAccggacggggcggggcgcggcgggGCTCCGCTGCTTCGGTGCCGCCTCCGCCATGGGAGCTCCTCTCCTCGTCCTCTCGCAGTCTCCTCCGATGACCGCTGGCCGAAAGAGCGGAGGGCTCGGGAATCTGAGCACCACTTCAGTTCAGCGTGACCATGGTCGGATCTACAGTGTGGAAGCTACAGATTTTAGACCGGCCCATAGTCCCATACCATTACAGATGGGCCTgagaaagaaaggcccaaaaaaatcgtCCCGACCCGTCTCAGCCCAACAAACACTGGGACAGACGCACCGAGCCcctgctcgtccccgacctcggcggctcGGCTCCCGATCTCGCTGGCTCGCTGCCTGCCTCGCCGGACGCCGTCAGACGTCGCTGTGTGCCTCGTCATCGCTAGACGTCCAGGAGCCGCCCCCGGCGCTTGGCGCCCCTGCAAGCAACCACCGTCCGCCCAGCCCGCTCTCCGCCGGGCAGCAAGCCTTGAGCCCGATTTCGGGACTTGAGGTAAGTTGTCAACTGTGGCACTGCCCCTTCCCAATTCCTGATTCAGGCTTTGCTCTTTGCTATCTATTGCATCAACCAGGTGGAAGAGTCTAAGTCTATTGCGTTAGCTAAACAGCCGGACTTGCTATCCAGTACATGAACACACAGTCCTTTTATTTCAAATTAAAAAACACACACAGTCCTGTGAACACATACACATTATTTTGCTATCCAGTACTTCAACACCTGATCAATGACAAAATAATGATTTGTCTGATTGTTTGCCACTCTTAACAAGTTACTCGAGCGACGCCACTCTTAACAAATTAACAATGCCACACAGTCTTTTTTGAACTTCTCAAGATATGTATTATGTACTAGTATTCTCTTATGCAAAATTGAGAATTTTAATATGTCTGTAAGACCATATTGATATATTTCTATGTGCTATTGGCAAATTAATTAGaatgttggcatgtcatatttgttgtcgaaagaagaagatggaccaccctGTTTTAAAATCCTAGATCTCTCGCTCCAAGGTCTCTCCAATTAGACGCCGTCGACTGGCTCCTAGCCCTAGGTCGCCAGATCTCCGACACCTCCTCTAAGGCCGCTGTCTGTTCGCCAACGCCTCCTCTCAGGTCGCAGTCTGCTACCCGCTCTCTCCGGCATCCCAGGGCGCCGCTCCCTCCCGGCTCACCACACACTCGCCTCGTCCCTTCAGTATAGGTCAGTGatatttagcaaatgaactacgcaTTCAGATGTGTATGATTGAAGGTTTGTGTTATATGCTTTCTTGCAATACCACATTTGTCTTACATCTTTCTCTGTTCGCACTTGAAAGCACAGGAGGTGTACAATGAGGCTGTTGAAAGCGGAGGAGTTGTTCCGGAAATTGCTTGAGGGTGGGTCCAAGAAACAGCCTCGGCTTCTCGGGCTCGATGTCGGTAGTAAGTACGTCGGGCTGGCAGTTTCTGATCAGAAAAACAGGattgccttgcctctaaggtatggGCTTCTAGCAATTGGTGTTGAGGACGTGTTTCTTGATGCAAATGTAAGTGGTCATGTATGCTTGTAAGTGATGCACAAGAATGGTTATATATTCCATTCCTCTTAATGGCTTAATGGAGTGGAGTATTTACAGTCCATTCACTCAACGTTTGAATTTTTTCTGTAAGTAATATTACAAACCATCACCCTGTTGGAATTGGACTGTCCAACCGCAAACAAAGCACTACTAGTAATTCATTGAATTTGTATGCGGACTTGCTCTATGCAT contains:
- the LOC119277091 gene encoding isopentenyl phosphate kinase-like codes for the protein MAEAAPKQRSPAAPRPVRCIVKLGGAAITNKGELESIDEESLRSACAQLRQAMSDGTAPEKVRGMDWSRRPGDPADPVVDAEGFAGMAGLGLDSNFVVVHGAGSFGHFQASRSGVHKGGLHSTLVKAGFVATRISVTSLNQEIVRALAREGIPSVGMSPFACGWSTQRRNLASANASQIIESLHAGFVPVLHGDAVLDESLDCTILSGDVIIRHLAQLLTPKYVVFLTDVHGVYDRPPTDPNAVLLKEIEVDDNGGWSIVKPALEGNRKGVEISVAAHDTTGGMETKILEAAVIARLGVDVYITKVDTEHSLRALKGDVNTSSDDWLGTVIRAAK